A single genomic interval of Zingiber officinale cultivar Zhangliang chromosome 4A, Zo_v1.1, whole genome shotgun sequence harbors:
- the LOC121970252 gene encoding myosin-binding protein 2-like isoform X1, whose amino-acid sequence MAANKFATYLHRNTHKLAVILVYAVLEWTLIALLLLNGLFAYLIARFAAYFGLQPPCVFCSRVDHIFESDGGGRRRRLGSACRDLVCADHAAEVSGLGYCDRHRRLAEVGEMCEDCCPTTSRPAGAPALLSWMKRSEEGEKDLRCSCCGVVLESGFYSSYFLAKQSWGLAEYVQTENLVDQVEVDDQEVLEKSATMGKEKLEEEEVVDSHRAEIFPGEEEEQKNEEDENEGQHATAAILEEEEESSLISDACHLVQDASIEVLTSTPSYICATEEDRLVPIELIDSMTEIPIVLVPELNEVKQTAGPNDAKSNIEKELYSSAVQRAQQSTMTLDIQSISEEEKTIISSGKMDEGIEDHECSMTQGMRTETDDIHLENSVVAHYSEPISDQQVIAPRATTGITLEGPSEKDLPESKDSNSDISIGSEICDKEHIEGSDTHKPTLVSESTQDQGSVENNEKATVDQETAFSENHISEFSENHEIEEDRAPETPNYTDGIQGMSKRFLIGRRESVTESLDGSVASEFEGCDTLNMDELKAALQAERKALSALYAELEEERSAAAIAANQTMAMITRLQEEKAAMQMEALQYQRMMEEQSEYDQEALQLLNELMIKKEKENQELEKDLEMYRKKLLRIEAKKRRQMESNKVNGRCQTPSASSSAEDIIVDFSIESHEKNECADNPEGNHQRFPAGDVPSPGTDQGTEKHLNALKESLADFEEERLSILEQLKVLEAKLITMEDEEDPQDSKSIGHDTDGVLHDYENGFSDNPEDRKLNGEPRSLGIKGKRLLPLFDAAGDEHADGAVDAAPETPPNIVEDPQKLAIMEDVDNLYERLDALEGDREFVKLCINSLKKGDKGIHLLQEILESLHDLRNVELRTRNSSVALASLST is encoded by the exons ATGGCGGCCAACAAGTTCGCGACTTACTTGCACCGGAACACCCACAAGCTGGCGGTCATACTGGTGTACGCCGTTCTGGAATGGACGCTGATCGCGCTTCTGCTCCTCAATGGGTTATTCGCCTACCTCATCGCCCGATTCGCCGCCTACTTCGGCCTCCAGCCGCCCTGCGTCTTCTGCTCGCGGGTGGATCATATCTTCGAGAGCGACGGCGGCGGCCGCCGCCGGAGACTGGGCAGCGCCTGCCGCGACCTCGTGTGCGCGGACCACGCCGCTGAGGTTTCCGGGTTGGGGTATTGCGACCGCCACCGGAGGCTGGCGGAGGTCGGGGAGATGTGCGAGGATTGCTGCCCGACGACGTCGAGGCCGGCTGGCGCGCCGGCCTTGCTGTCGTGGATGAAGAGGAGCGAGGAGGGGGAGAAGGATCTGCGATGCTCGTGCTGTGGTGTCGTTCTGGAGAGTGGGTTCTACTCGTCCTACTTCCTAGCCAAGCAGTCTTGGGGCCTAGCGGAGTACGTGCAGACAGAGAACTTGGTCGATCAAGTGGAAGTCGACGATCAAGAAGTACTTGAAAAATCCGCCACCATGGGCAAGGAAAAgttggaagaagaggaagtggttGATTCCCACAGAGCTGAGATATTtccaggagaagaagaggagcagaAGAATGAAGAGGATGAGAACGAAGGGCAGCACGCTACCGCTGCTAttttggaggaagaagaagaatcttcCCTTATCTCTGATGCTTGCCATTTGGTGCAGGATGCATCCATTGAAGTCCTCACTTCCACTCCAAGTTACATATGCGCCACCGAGGAGGATCGATTGGTCCCAATTGAGCTGATTGACTCTATGACCGAGATCCCGATTGTGTTGGTTCCTGAACTCAATGAAGTGAAGCAAACTGCAGGGCCTAATGATGCTAAGAGCAATATTGAGAAGGAATTGTATTCTTCTGCGGTACAAAGAGCTCAACAATCTACTATGACCCTAGATATACAAAGCATTTCAGAGGAGGAGAAAACAATAATATCTTCCGGAAAAATGGATGAAGGTATTGAAGATCATGAATGTTCTATGACTCAAGGCATGAGGACTGAAACAGATGATATACATCTCGAGAATTCTGTGGTTGCTCATTATTCAGAGCCCATTTCTGATCAACAAGTCATTGCTCCTCGGGCTACAACAGGTATCACACTTGAAGGGCCGAGTGAGAAAGATCTTCCTGAATCAAAAG ATAGTAATTCTGATATATCAATAGGGAGTGAGATATGTGACAAGGAACACATCGAAGGTTCTGATACTCACAAGCCAACTTTAGTTTCAGAAAGCACACAAGATCAAGGCTCAGTGGAGAATAATGAAAAGGCTACCGTGGACCAAG AAACAGCATTTTCTGAGAACCATATATCTGAATTTTCTGAGAACCATGAGATTGAAGAGGATAGAGCACCTGAGACACCAAATTATACTGATGGTATTCAAGGTATGAGTAAGAGGTTCCTGATTGGCAGAAGAGAATCCGTGACAGAGTCCCTTGATGGGAGTGTTGCCAGTGAGTTTGAAGGCTGTGATACATTGAATATGGATGAGCTTAAAGCTGCTCTACAAGCAGAACGAAAGGCCCTGAGTGCATTGTATGCTGAACTTGAGGAAGAGAGAAGTGCCGCTGCCATCGCTGCTAACCAAACTATGGCTATGATAACCAGGCTTCAAGAAGAGAAAGCTGCTATGCAGATGGAAGCATTGCAATATCAGCGAATGATGGAGGAACAATCAGAATATGACCAGGAAGCTTTACAGCTTCTCAATGAGCTCATGATCAAGAAGGAGAAGGAAAACCAAGAGTTAGAGAAGGATCTTGAAATGTATAGAAAGAAACTGCTGCGTATTGAAGCCAAGAAGAGGAGACAAATGGAGTCCAATAAGGTGAATGGCAGGTGTCAAACACCTTCTGCATCTTCAAGTGCTGAAGACATAATTGTTGACTTCTCGATTGAATCCCATGAGAAGAATGAGTGTGCTGATAACCCTGAAGGAAACCATCAAAGATTTCCTGCCGGTGATGTTCCAAGTCCAGGGACAGACCAAGGAACTGAAAAGCACCTAAACGCCCTTAAGGAATCATTGGCTGATTTCGAGGAAGAGAGGCTGTCCATTCTTGAGCAACTTAAGGTGTTGGAAGCAAAGCTTATTACAATGGAAGATGAGGAAGATCCTCAAGATTCAAAATCCATAGGGCATGATACGGATGGTGTCCTACATGATTATGAGAATGGTTTTTCAGACAATCCAGAAGACAGGAAGCTGAATGGTGAACCGAGGAGTCTGGGTATTAAAGGAAAGAGGCTTCTTCCTCTCTTTGATGCAGCAGGTGATGAACACGCAGATGGTGCAGTTGATGCTGCTCCAGAAACACCTCCTAATATTGTAGAAGATCCACAGAAGCTTGCAATCATGGAAGATGTCGACAACCTTTATGAGAGGCTAGATGCTCTTGAGGGCGACAGAGAGTTTGTCAAGCTCTGCATCAATTCCTTGAAGAAAGGAGACAAAGGAATTCATCTTCTTCAAGAAATTTTAGAAAGTCTTCATGATCTGCGGAATGTGGAACTTCGAACGAGGAACTCATCTGTTGCTCTCGCTTCGTTGTCAACTTAA
- the LOC121970252 gene encoding myosin-binding protein 3-like isoform X2, translating to MAANKFATYLHRNTHKLAVILVYAVLEWTLIALLLLNGLFAYLIARFAAYFGLQPPCVFCSRVDHIFESDGGGRRRRLGSACRDLVCADHAAEVSGLGYCDRHRRLAEVGEMCEDCCPTTSRPAGAPALLSWMKRSEEGEKDLRCSCCGVVLESGFYSSYFLAKQSWGLAEYVQTENLVDQVEVDDQEVLEKSATMGKEKLEEEEVVDSHRAEIFPGEEEEQKNEEDENEGQHATAAILEEEEESSLISDACHLVQDASIEVLTSTPSYICATEEDRLVPIELIDSMTEIPIVLVPELNEVKQTAGPNDAKSNIEKELYSSAVQRAQQSTMTLDIQSISEEEKTIISSGKMDEGIEDHECSMTQGMRTETDDIHLENSVVAHYSEPISDQQVIAPRATTGITLEGPSEKDLPESKDSNSDISIGSEICDKEHIEGSDTHKPTLVSESTQDQGSVENNEKATVDQAFSENHISEFSENHEIEEDRAPETPNYTDGIQGMSKRFLIGRRESVTESLDGSVASEFEGCDTLNMDELKAALQAERKALSALYAELEEERSAAAIAANQTMAMITRLQEEKAAMQMEALQYQRMMEEQSEYDQEALQLLNELMIKKEKENQELEKDLEMYRKKLLRIEAKKRRQMESNKVNGRCQTPSASSSAEDIIVDFSIESHEKNECADNPEGNHQRFPAGDVPSPGTDQGTEKHLNALKESLADFEEERLSILEQLKVLEAKLITMEDEEDPQDSKSIGHDTDGVLHDYENGFSDNPEDRKLNGEPRSLGIKGKRLLPLFDAAGDEHADGAVDAAPETPPNIVEDPQKLAIMEDVDNLYERLDALEGDREFVKLCINSLKKGDKGIHLLQEILESLHDLRNVELRTRNSSVALASLST from the exons ATGGCGGCCAACAAGTTCGCGACTTACTTGCACCGGAACACCCACAAGCTGGCGGTCATACTGGTGTACGCCGTTCTGGAATGGACGCTGATCGCGCTTCTGCTCCTCAATGGGTTATTCGCCTACCTCATCGCCCGATTCGCCGCCTACTTCGGCCTCCAGCCGCCCTGCGTCTTCTGCTCGCGGGTGGATCATATCTTCGAGAGCGACGGCGGCGGCCGCCGCCGGAGACTGGGCAGCGCCTGCCGCGACCTCGTGTGCGCGGACCACGCCGCTGAGGTTTCCGGGTTGGGGTATTGCGACCGCCACCGGAGGCTGGCGGAGGTCGGGGAGATGTGCGAGGATTGCTGCCCGACGACGTCGAGGCCGGCTGGCGCGCCGGCCTTGCTGTCGTGGATGAAGAGGAGCGAGGAGGGGGAGAAGGATCTGCGATGCTCGTGCTGTGGTGTCGTTCTGGAGAGTGGGTTCTACTCGTCCTACTTCCTAGCCAAGCAGTCTTGGGGCCTAGCGGAGTACGTGCAGACAGAGAACTTGGTCGATCAAGTGGAAGTCGACGATCAAGAAGTACTTGAAAAATCCGCCACCATGGGCAAGGAAAAgttggaagaagaggaagtggttGATTCCCACAGAGCTGAGATATTtccaggagaagaagaggagcagaAGAATGAAGAGGATGAGAACGAAGGGCAGCACGCTACCGCTGCTAttttggaggaagaagaagaatcttcCCTTATCTCTGATGCTTGCCATTTGGTGCAGGATGCATCCATTGAAGTCCTCACTTCCACTCCAAGTTACATATGCGCCACCGAGGAGGATCGATTGGTCCCAATTGAGCTGATTGACTCTATGACCGAGATCCCGATTGTGTTGGTTCCTGAACTCAATGAAGTGAAGCAAACTGCAGGGCCTAATGATGCTAAGAGCAATATTGAGAAGGAATTGTATTCTTCTGCGGTACAAAGAGCTCAACAATCTACTATGACCCTAGATATACAAAGCATTTCAGAGGAGGAGAAAACAATAATATCTTCCGGAAAAATGGATGAAGGTATTGAAGATCATGAATGTTCTATGACTCAAGGCATGAGGACTGAAACAGATGATATACATCTCGAGAATTCTGTGGTTGCTCATTATTCAGAGCCCATTTCTGATCAACAAGTCATTGCTCCTCGGGCTACAACAGGTATCACACTTGAAGGGCCGAGTGAGAAAGATCTTCCTGAATCAAAAG ATAGTAATTCTGATATATCAATAGGGAGTGAGATATGTGACAAGGAACACATCGAAGGTTCTGATACTCACAAGCCAACTTTAGTTTCAGAAAGCACACAAGATCAAGGCTCAGTGGAGAATAATGAAAAGGCTACCGTGGACCAAG CATTTTCTGAGAACCATATATCTGAATTTTCTGAGAACCATGAGATTGAAGAGGATAGAGCACCTGAGACACCAAATTATACTGATGGTATTCAAGGTATGAGTAAGAGGTTCCTGATTGGCAGAAGAGAATCCGTGACAGAGTCCCTTGATGGGAGTGTTGCCAGTGAGTTTGAAGGCTGTGATACATTGAATATGGATGAGCTTAAAGCTGCTCTACAAGCAGAACGAAAGGCCCTGAGTGCATTGTATGCTGAACTTGAGGAAGAGAGAAGTGCCGCTGCCATCGCTGCTAACCAAACTATGGCTATGATAACCAGGCTTCAAGAAGAGAAAGCTGCTATGCAGATGGAAGCATTGCAATATCAGCGAATGATGGAGGAACAATCAGAATATGACCAGGAAGCTTTACAGCTTCTCAATGAGCTCATGATCAAGAAGGAGAAGGAAAACCAAGAGTTAGAGAAGGATCTTGAAATGTATAGAAAGAAACTGCTGCGTATTGAAGCCAAGAAGAGGAGACAAATGGAGTCCAATAAGGTGAATGGCAGGTGTCAAACACCTTCTGCATCTTCAAGTGCTGAAGACATAATTGTTGACTTCTCGATTGAATCCCATGAGAAGAATGAGTGTGCTGATAACCCTGAAGGAAACCATCAAAGATTTCCTGCCGGTGATGTTCCAAGTCCAGGGACAGACCAAGGAACTGAAAAGCACCTAAACGCCCTTAAGGAATCATTGGCTGATTTCGAGGAAGAGAGGCTGTCCATTCTTGAGCAACTTAAGGTGTTGGAAGCAAAGCTTATTACAATGGAAGATGAGGAAGATCCTCAAGATTCAAAATCCATAGGGCATGATACGGATGGTGTCCTACATGATTATGAGAATGGTTTTTCAGACAATCCAGAAGACAGGAAGCTGAATGGTGAACCGAGGAGTCTGGGTATTAAAGGAAAGAGGCTTCTTCCTCTCTTTGATGCAGCAGGTGATGAACACGCAGATGGTGCAGTTGATGCTGCTCCAGAAACACCTCCTAATATTGTAGAAGATCCACAGAAGCTTGCAATCATGGAAGATGTCGACAACCTTTATGAGAGGCTAGATGCTCTTGAGGGCGACAGAGAGTTTGTCAAGCTCTGCATCAATTCCTTGAAGAAAGGAGACAAAGGAATTCATCTTCTTCAAGAAATTTTAGAAAGTCTTCATGATCTGCGGAATGTGGAACTTCGAACGAGGAACTCATCTGTTGCTCTCGCTTCGTTGTCAACTTAA